From Abditibacteriaceae bacterium:
AAGCCGCGATAGTCCACCGAAACGGAAGTGCCGTTTTTCGCTTCTTTGCCGGTGCCGATTCGCAAGTCTTCCACCTTCATGCCCTGAATCGTTTGCGTTTTTACGGCTTTGCCGCTAGCAGCAGGCTTGGCCGCTGCAGTGGGTTTAGCTGTTGTCGCTGGTTGTGGTGAAGCGGCTGCATCTGGTGTTGGCGTTGTGGCCTCGGCTCCATGATTGTGGCCGTCGCCCTCGCTGTGGCCTTCTGCGCCGTGGTTATGCCCGTCGCCTTCGCTGTGGCCTTCAGGTAACGTCGCGTCCGTCGCAGCAGGCGTGGCTGTGGAAGCTGCGTCGGAATTTGTTGTACCGTCTGCGGGCCGATCGCGGCCCCCGGCAAAAAAGGCCGAGCCGCCTGCGAGCGCAATCGCGCCCACAACGCCGCCGACGAGCCATAATTTTGAGGTCGATTTTCCTTCGTTATTCAATCGCATGAGTCTAATTTCTCCTGACGGCTGCGCTTGCAACCCGCGCGCCGCACATTGTATT
This genomic window contains:
- a CDS encoding FKBP-type peptidyl-prolyl cis-trans isomerase — translated: MRLNNEGKSTSKLWLVGGVVGAIALAGGSAFFAGGRDRPADGTTNSDAASTATPAATDATLPEGHSEGDGHNHGAEGHSEGDGHNHGAEATTPTPDAAASPQPATTAKPTAAAKPAASGKAVKTQTIQGMKVEDLRIGTGKEAKNGTSVSVDYRGFLQDGTVFDESYKRGEPFETSLPGQVIDGWNLGIPGMKEGGKRRLTVPGNLAYGPNSPTPTIPPNATLIFEVELKKVS